A part of Herpetosiphon gulosus genomic DNA contains:
- a CDS encoding ABC transporter substrate-binding protein: MKLRFPALMLLVIIFTSMLAACGDASTLTPQATQAPSTTAPAATATEAPATGSTDPTAEPTAAATTDTGSTSSDGKVFLTVSDQQQSTWVRNFNPFASDNRWPTAAGIYEPMFIYNIATGKIEPWLATEWAWNSDNTELTFTIRDGVKWSDGEPFSSKDVAYTLNLMKENEKLQGNGRAAMRFVDSVAADGNKVVVKFSEVSTIALYDIGHQMIVPEHIWSKIADPVTFTNETPIATGPFTEIIRFQDQIWELGKNPNYWQAGKPYIDGIRQPAYPSNDAANLATINGENDLASNFIPDVENTYVAKDPENNHYWFPPVNAPVMLLLNTTKAPFDDPNVRKAISMGFDRQQITEIATYSYNGPSDATGLPESFADWKNPEAVAAGDWVNFDVEKANAMLDAAGLTRGADGIRVLPDGTPMAYDINVVSGWTDWVTTDQIIAESLKEIGINATTRTYDFSAWFDKVQKGEFDMSIGWSNNAPTPLQFYRGLMSGETADTPIGEANGDNWHRYGNPKVDELYSQFVKTSDPAEQKKIMNEIQMIFVQEAPAIPIMPNIYWGEYNTKRFTNFPNEENPYVLLSSFAQPDRLILLTNIKPK, encoded by the coding sequence ATGAAGCTACGGTTTCCTGCGTTGATGTTGCTGGTTATTATCTTTACCAGCATGTTGGCCGCATGTGGTGATGCGTCAACCCTCACACCACAAGCAACTCAAGCACCAAGTACAACCGCCCCAGCCGCTACTGCAACAGAAGCTCCTGCCACGGGCAGCACCGATCCAACCGCCGAACCAACTGCTGCGGCAACCACAGATACCGGTTCCACGAGCAGTGATGGCAAAGTATTTTTGACGGTTTCTGACCAACAACAATCAACTTGGGTGCGCAACTTCAACCCATTTGCAAGTGATAACCGCTGGCCAACCGCCGCCGGGATCTACGAGCCAATGTTTATTTACAACATTGCTACCGGTAAAATCGAGCCATGGCTCGCAACCGAATGGGCTTGGAATAGCGATAACACCGAGTTGACCTTCACTATCCGCGATGGTGTGAAGTGGTCAGACGGCGAGCCATTTAGCTCAAAAGACGTTGCCTATACCCTCAATTTGATGAAAGAAAACGAAAAGCTGCAAGGCAATGGCCGCGCTGCAATGCGTTTTGTTGATAGCGTCGCCGCCGATGGCAACAAAGTTGTCGTGAAGTTCAGTGAAGTTTCAACCATCGCCTTGTATGATATTGGCCATCAAATGATTGTGCCAGAACATATCTGGAGCAAGATCGCTGATCCAGTTACTTTCACCAACGAAACTCCAATTGCAACCGGTCCATTCACCGAAATCATTCGCTTCCAAGACCAAATCTGGGAACTTGGCAAGAATCCAAACTACTGGCAAGCTGGCAAACCATACATTGATGGCATTCGCCAACCAGCCTACCCCAGCAACGATGCCGCCAACTTGGCAACGATCAATGGTGAAAACGACTTGGCTAGCAACTTCATCCCTGATGTTGAAAACACCTATGTCGCCAAAGATCCTGAAAACAACCACTACTGGTTCCCACCAGTCAATGCTCCGGTGATGTTGCTCTTGAACACCACCAAAGCTCCATTCGACGATCCTAATGTGCGCAAAGCTATCAGCATGGGCTTTGATCGCCAACAAATTACCGAAATCGCTACCTACAGCTACAACGGCCCCTCAGATGCAACTGGTTTGCCTGAATCATTCGCCGATTGGAAGAACCCTGAAGCGGTTGCCGCTGGCGATTGGGTCAACTTTGATGTTGAAAAAGCCAACGCAATGTTGGATGCTGCTGGCCTGACCCGTGGCGCTGATGGGATTCGGGTATTGCCCGATGGCACCCCAATGGCCTACGATATCAACGTAGTTTCTGGTTGGACCGACTGGGTGACTACCGACCAAATCATTGCTGAAAGCTTGAAAGAAATCGGGATCAATGCCACCACCCGTACCTACGACTTTAGCGCTTGGTTCGATAAAGTTCAAAAGGGCGAGTTTGATATGTCGATTGGCTGGAGCAACAATGCCCCAACCCCACTCCAATTCTATCGTGGCTTGATGTCAGGTGAAACCGCCGATACCCCAATTGGCGAAGCCAACGGCGACAACTGGCACCGCTATGGTAATCCAAAGGTCGATGAATTGTACTCACAATTTGTCAAAACCTCAGACCCAGCCGAACAAAAGAAAATCATGAACGAAATTCAGATGATCTTTGTTCAAGAAGCCCCAGCTATCCCAATTATGCCAAACATCTATTGGGGTGAATACAACACCAAACGCTTTACCAACTTCCCGAACGAAGAAAACCCATATGTCTTGCTTTCATCGTTCGCTCAACCCGACCGCTTGATCCTCTTGACCAACATCAAACCAAAATAA
- a CDS encoding ABC transporter permease, with amino-acid sequence MRFLLRRLGFYAVAAWVSLTVNFYLPRLMPGDPASAIFARFQGRLRPEEIDSLRKAYGLSDAPLLEQYFTYLRSLSRGEFGISINFFPAQVTDVISTGFTWTLLLAGLATVISFFLGNVLGIIGAWRRNGILDSVAPPLLTFIGAFPYFFLAMIALYFLAFQAGWFPLRHAYSDALSVDWGSLTFIKSVISHMLLPATCIVLASIGGWMLGMRNTMVGILSEDYITMAQAKGLSQQRIMFSYAARNALLPNVTSFGMALGFVLSGSLLTEIIFAYPGLGYLLLQAVRNLDYPLMQGLFLMITFAVLGANLLVDILYVWLDPRTRR; translated from the coding sequence ATGCGTTTCTTGTTGCGACGGCTGGGCTTTTACGCGGTCGCGGCTTGGGTCTCGCTTACCGTCAATTTCTACCTGCCCCGGCTTATGCCTGGTGACCCAGCCTCGGCTATCTTCGCCCGTTTTCAAGGCCGCCTACGCCCTGAAGAAATCGATTCGCTACGCAAAGCTTATGGCCTAAGCGATGCCCCTTTGCTTGAACAATATTTCACCTATTTGAGAAGTTTGAGTCGTGGAGAGTTTGGCATTTCAATCAACTTCTTTCCAGCCCAAGTTACCGATGTGATTTCGACTGGATTTACTTGGACGCTCTTGCTGGCTGGTTTGGCCACCGTGATTAGCTTTTTCTTGGGCAATGTCTTGGGGATTATCGGCGCTTGGCGGCGCAATGGCATCCTCGATTCAGTCGCTCCACCCTTACTAACCTTCATCGGCGCATTTCCCTACTTCTTCTTAGCGATGATTGCGCTGTATTTCCTTGCATTTCAAGCAGGCTGGTTCCCATTACGACACGCTTATAGCGATGCGCTATCGGTCGATTGGGGCAGCCTCACCTTTATAAAGAGTGTTATCTCGCATATGCTGCTGCCAGCCACCTGTATTGTGCTGGCTTCGATTGGCGGTTGGATGCTTGGCATGCGTAATACCATGGTTGGGATTCTCTCCGAGGATTACATCACCATGGCGCAGGCTAAGGGTTTATCGCAACAACGAATTATGTTTAGCTATGCTGCCCGCAATGCCTTATTGCCCAATGTTACTTCGTTTGGGATGGCACTTGGCTTTGTGCTCAGCGGCTCCTTGCTCACCGAAATTATCTTTGCGTATCCAGGCTTAGGCTATTTGCTGTTGCAAGCAGTTCGCAACTTGGATTACCCCTTGATGCAGGGCTTGTTTTTGATGATTACGTTTGCGGTGCTTGGGGCCAATCTGTTGGTTGACATATTGTATGTGTGGCTTGATCCACGCACTCGACGCTAG
- a CDS encoding ABC transporter permease, whose amino-acid sequence MQASPEKTLASKAAETTKTGRPWLAHWPLLRAFLRNRKAMLGVSIMFFFVMVALLAPWIAPGNPKKMESRAHLAPAWIADKPAPGGKTFLLGTTGQGQDVFRQLVWGSRLSLTVGLSVGIASTILGTIIGLTAGYLGGWVDDVLSLLTNVMLIIPGMPLLVILAAFLKPGPVTVVMVLTITGWAWPARVMRSQVLSLRAKDFIAASVVSGERTPRILFSEVLPNMSSVFVGSMVGSTVYAIGADVGLAFLGLTDVGTTSWGTMLYWAQNNAGILTGAWWTFVPVGICIALCAFALTMLNYALDEITNPRLRAEKEVTHGKRSRANVLVTPVIRK is encoded by the coding sequence ATGCAAGCATCACCGGAGAAAACCTTGGCTTCAAAGGCAGCCGAAACTACCAAAACAGGCCGTCCATGGTTGGCACACTGGCCGTTGCTACGGGCATTCTTGCGCAATCGCAAGGCCATGCTCGGCGTAAGCATTATGTTCTTCTTTGTGATGGTGGCCCTATTGGCCCCCTGGATTGCCCCAGGCAACCCCAAAAAGATGGAAAGCCGTGCCCACTTGGCTCCAGCTTGGATCGCCGATAAACCTGCTCCAGGCGGTAAAACCTTCTTACTTGGCACAACTGGTCAAGGCCAAGATGTGTTTCGCCAGCTGGTTTGGGGTTCACGTTTATCGCTCACGGTGGGCCTGAGTGTCGGCATCGCCTCAACCATTTTGGGCACAATTATCGGCTTGACCGCTGGCTATTTGGGCGGTTGGGTTGATGATGTTCTCTCATTGTTGACCAATGTGATGCTGATTATTCCGGGCATGCCGTTGTTGGTTATTCTTGCGGCCTTTCTCAAGCCAGGGCCGGTGACCGTTGTGATGGTGTTGACCATCACCGGGTGGGCTTGGCCAGCCCGGGTTATGCGTTCGCAGGTGCTTTCGCTCAGGGCCAAAGATTTTATCGCGGCCTCGGTAGTGAGCGGCGAACGCACTCCCCGGATTTTGTTTAGCGAAGTCTTGCCAAATATGTCTTCGGTATTTGTTGGGAGCATGGTTGGTTCGACGGTGTATGCAATTGGCGCTGATGTTGGTTTGGCCTTCCTTGGCTTGACCGATGTTGGCACGACTAGTTGGGGCACGATGCTCTACTGGGCACAAAATAATGCAGGCATCTTGACCGGAGCTTGGTGGACATTTGTACCAGTCGGCATTTGTATTGCCTTGTGTGCCTTTGCCTTAACCATGCTGAACTACGCGCTCGACGAAATTACCAACCCTCGCTTACGTGCCGAAAAGGAGGTCACTCATGGCAAGCGCTCCCGTGCCAACGTCCTTGTCACCCCAGTCATCCGCAAGTAG
- a CDS encoding ABC transporter ATP-binding protein — MASAPVPTSLSPQSSASSAAEPLLDVQNLSVEYQTLRGPVQAVSNVSFSIGQGEVFGLAGESGSGKSTIAHAIMRILHSPAVITGGNVLFDGDDVLEMDMEGLEAFRWRDISMVFQSAMNALNPVLTVGEQIIDVIQRHQPKTTKQQAKDRAAELLDIVGIDGKRVDDYPHQLSGGMRQRVVIAVALALKPQLMIMDEPTTALDVVVQKDIMQQIEYLKKELDFSILFITHDLSLMVEFSDRIGVMYAGEIVEMTAAHELFNKPLHPYTQGLMASFPALVGPKETLTGIPGSPPNMLEPPSGCRFHPRCPKAFAQCPLQQPTLREVEPGHFVACHLY, encoded by the coding sequence ATGGCAAGCGCTCCCGTGCCAACGTCCTTGTCACCCCAGTCATCCGCAAGTAGTGCGGCTGAGCCATTACTCGATGTTCAGAACCTATCGGTCGAATACCAGACGTTGCGCGGCCCTGTCCAAGCGGTTTCCAACGTTTCGTTTAGCATCGGCCAAGGCGAGGTTTTTGGCCTCGCTGGCGAGTCGGGCAGCGGTAAATCGACAATTGCCCACGCAATTATGCGGATTTTGCATTCGCCCGCAGTGATTACTGGTGGTAATGTCTTATTCGATGGCGATGATGTGCTTGAAATGGATATGGAAGGCCTTGAGGCTTTCCGCTGGCGCGATATTTCGATGGTGTTTCAAAGCGCCATGAATGCGCTCAATCCAGTTTTGACCGTTGGCGAACAGATTATCGATGTGATCCAACGCCATCAGCCTAAAACGACCAAGCAACAAGCCAAAGATCGCGCCGCCGAATTGCTCGATATTGTGGGGATCGATGGCAAGCGGGTTGATGATTATCCCCATCAACTTTCCGGCGGCATGCGCCAACGGGTGGTGATTGCGGTTGCACTCGCGCTCAAACCACAGTTGATGATTATGGATGAGCCAACTACCGCGCTTGATGTGGTGGTGCAAAAAGATATTATGCAGCAAATCGAGTATCTTAAAAAAGAGCTTGATTTCTCGATTCTGTTTATTACCCACGACTTATCGTTGATGGTCGAGTTTTCCGACCGTATCGGCGTGATGTATGCTGGCGAAATTGTTGAAATGACTGCTGCTCATGAGCTATTCAACAAGCCGCTGCATCCCTACACCCAAGGTTTGATGGCTTCGTTCCCAGCCTTGGTTGGCCCCAAGGAAACCCTAACTGGGATTCCAGGTTCGCCGCCAAATATGCTCGAACCACCAAGCGGTTGTCGCTTTCACCCACGCTGCCCCAAGGCGTTTGCTCAGTGTCCACTGCAACAACCAACCCTACGCGAAGTTGAACCAGGCCATTTTGTGGCTTGTCACTTGTACTGA
- a CDS encoding ABC transporter ATP-binding protein yields MTKTVLTAEQWKLAESPDPVVLEVRKLTKRFPVGGMFRSKNVHALTDVSFAIRRGEVLAVVGESGSGKSTAARLIARLMEPTSGEIIFRGQNVLQTEKRGASLSYRSGVQMIFQDPFGSMNPTHSVAHHIMRPLQIHHKVERRSDLLPRVHELLATVGLNPPADIANKYPHELSGGQRQRVAIARALAVDPEIVLADEPISMLDVSIRIGVLNLMAKLKKEIGIGYLYITHDIASARYFADRIMVLYAGQMMEGADSDELIGNPAHPYTKLLLSAVPNPEVALGQREVVARGEPPSLIDPPPGCPFAARCPQVKDVCRKVMPDVQTIAPNHWVRCHLYGEGSGGTAA; encoded by the coding sequence ATGACCAAAACTGTGTTAACTGCTGAGCAGTGGAAATTAGCTGAATCTCCCGATCCCGTAGTTTTGGAAGTGCGCAAGTTGACCAAGCGCTTTCCGGTGGGTGGCATGTTTCGAAGCAAAAACGTCCATGCCTTAACTGATGTTTCATTTGCCATTCGCCGTGGCGAGGTTTTGGCGGTCGTGGGCGAATCCGGTAGTGGCAAAAGCACCGCTGCCCGTTTGATCGCCCGCTTGATGGAGCCAACCAGCGGCGAGATTATCTTCCGTGGCCAAAATGTGCTGCAAACTGAAAAACGCGGTGCTTCGCTGAGCTATCGCAGCGGCGTACAGATGATTTTTCAAGATCCATTTGGCTCGATGAACCCAACTCACTCGGTGGCCCATCACATTATGCGACCGTTGCAAATTCATCATAAAGTTGAGCGACGCAGCGATTTGTTGCCTCGGGTGCATGAGTTGTTGGCGACGGTCGGCCTGAATCCACCAGCCGATATTGCCAATAAATATCCCCACGAGCTATCTGGTGGGCAACGCCAACGGGTGGCAATCGCCCGTGCTTTGGCGGTCGATCCCGAAATCGTGCTGGCCGACGAACCAATTTCGATGCTCGATGTTTCGATTCGGATTGGTGTGCTCAACTTGATGGCTAAGCTCAAAAAAGAGATTGGCATCGGCTATCTCTACATTACCCACGATATTGCCAGCGCTCGCTATTTTGCCGACCGGATTATGGTGCTGTATGCAGGCCAAATGATGGAAGGTGCCGATAGTGACGAGTTAATCGGTAATCCAGCCCATCCGTATACGAAATTATTGCTTTCCGCCGTGCCTAACCCCGAAGTGGCGCTTGGTCAGCGTGAAGTTGTGGCCCGTGGTGAGCCGCCATCCTTGATCGATCCGCCGCCTGGTTGCCCATTTGCCGCGCGTTGCCCACAAGTGAAGGATGTCTGTCGCAAAGTAATGCCGGATGTGCAGACGATTGCGCCAAATCACTGGGTTCGTTGCCATTTGTATGGTGAGGGCAGTGGAGGAACTGCGGCATGA
- a CDS encoding beta-galactosidase, translating to MSVTLTANGLAVNGQEVPVYSGTIHYWRLERDRWDYILDQAKALGFSMIETYIPWGVHETAPGQYDWGQIDPRKDLAAFIRLCHERGIWLIARPGPLINAELTDFGFPQWILDDPAMQARTALDTMHMSLAAGLHPPHQFPVPSYTSPEYLAAVGVWFDHMCQVIVPQLSPHGPIVAVQSDNETCYMFHEQAYATDYSPSSLALYQAMLAEQYGAIEELNQAYATNYAHFSEVIAPRDADIASRPDLIAHLDWVRYKEVHINWIVATMADMLRERGVVDVPLFHDVAFQYRTPLDINAMEANGHVDWVGINYYRQPQGFDGAITLVRYMAGTTRLPFIPEFGSGLWIHHALTPRPEEAEFVTLAALMYGIKAFNFYMLVERDRWLACPITRHGDYRPEYTQFFERLMGFLQQQQWWNFQRKPEVLVLMSYDLGRYWAATSSLHYGHVDLLGLPPALNRVELDLGFSSDLEVESDDFHPQSWYGSLRSTLDANHIDYDLSDSHLRSPRIAEYKLVFAQSVDWMSRADQQRLLQAAEAGATVWLGPTLPTLDEYFQPCTILADQLAGKRQVALGSGHLGLLSQAELAVFCSELAAGLPVRPQNPQLAVTSHRYQGREILFVANPTAETINSSLDFAHPVRLTSLWGAFAGADLQQQHPFSLAAYTIAIVEVQHD from the coding sequence ATGAGTGTGACACTGACTGCCAATGGTCTCGCAGTCAATGGTCAGGAAGTGCCGGTTTATTCCGGCACTATCCACTATTGGCGCTTGGAGCGCGACCGCTGGGACTATATTCTCGACCAAGCCAAGGCGCTGGGCTTTTCGATGATCGAAACCTATATTCCTTGGGGGGTGCATGAAACCGCTCCCGGTCAATACGATTGGGGCCAAATCGATCCACGCAAGGATCTAGCGGCCTTTATCCGATTGTGCCATGAACGGGGAATCTGGCTGATTGCGCGGCCTGGGCCATTGATCAATGCTGAATTGACCGACTTTGGCTTTCCCCAATGGATTTTGGACGATCCAGCGATGCAAGCTCGCACGGCATTGGATACCATGCATATGAGCTTGGCAGCGGGTTTGCATCCGCCGCATCAATTTCCTGTGCCATCATATACCAGCCCTGAATATTTGGCCGCCGTTGGCGTGTGGTTCGACCACATGTGCCAAGTGATTGTGCCGCAACTTTCGCCGCATGGGCCGATTGTCGCGGTGCAAAGCGATAATGAAACCTGCTATATGTTTCATGAGCAAGCCTATGCGACCGATTACAGCCCCTCGTCCTTGGCCTTGTATCAAGCAATGTTGGCTGAGCAATATGGCGCAATCGAGGAATTGAATCAAGCTTATGCGACCAACTATGCTCATTTCAGCGAAGTGATTGCGCCGCGCGATGCCGATATCGCCAGCCGCCCCGACTTAATTGCCCACCTCGATTGGGTGCGCTACAAAGAAGTGCATATTAATTGGATTGTGGCAACCATGGCCGATATGCTGCGTGAGCGTGGCGTGGTTGATGTGCCATTATTCCACGATGTAGCCTTCCAATATCGCACGCCACTGGATATTAACGCCATGGAAGCTAACGGCCATGTCGATTGGGTTGGGATCAACTATTATCGCCAACCGCAAGGCTTTGATGGTGCGATCACCTTGGTGCGCTATATGGCTGGCACTACGCGTTTGCCGTTTATCCCTGAATTTGGCAGTGGTTTGTGGATTCACCATGCTCTCACGCCACGACCGGAAGAAGCTGAGTTTGTCACTTTAGCGGCCTTGATGTATGGGATTAAAGCCTTCAATTTCTATATGTTGGTCGAACGTGATCGTTGGTTGGCCTGCCCAATCACTCGTCATGGCGATTATCGACCGGAATATACTCAATTCTTTGAGCGTTTGATGGGCTTTTTGCAACAGCAACAATGGTGGAACTTCCAGCGCAAACCTGAAGTTTTGGTGCTGATGAGCTATGATCTTGGGCGCTATTGGGCCGCAACCTCAAGTTTGCACTATGGCCATGTCGATTTACTCGGCCTGCCGCCAGCATTAAATCGAGTCGAATTGGATTTGGGCTTTAGCAGTGATCTCGAAGTTGAAAGCGACGATTTTCATCCGCAAAGTTGGTATGGCTCGTTGCGCAGCACGCTCGATGCCAACCATATCGACTACGATTTGAGCGATAGCCATTTGCGCAGCCCACGGATTGCTGAATATAAATTGGTGTTTGCTCAGAGCGTCGATTGGATGAGCCGCGCCGATCAACAGCGTTTGTTGCAGGCTGCCGAAGCTGGTGCAACTGTTTGGCTTGGCCCAACCTTGCCAACCCTTGACGAATATTTCCAGCCCTGTACGATTTTAGCTGATCAATTGGCGGGCAAACGCCAAGTTGCCTTGGGCAGTGGTCATTTGGGCTTGTTGAGCCAAGCCGAATTAGCTGTATTTTGTTCTGAGCTAGCCGCAGGCTTGCCAGTGCGACCTCAAAACCCCCAATTGGCAGTTACCAGTCATCGCTATCAAGGCCGCGAAATTCTGTTTGTAGCTAACCCAACTGCTGAAACGATTAACTCAAGCTTGGATTTTGCCCATCCGGTGCGGTTAACTAGCTTGTGGGGAGCATTCGCTGGCGCTGATCTACAACAACAGCACCCGTTTAGCCTAGCAGCCTACACGATTGCAATTGTCGAGGTGCAGCATGATTGA
- a CDS encoding tetratricopeptide repeat-containing diguanylate cyclase: protein MNHATTLAALHAALAEIHNPMQHVDVLNRLVAELRLVDHEQAWALNHQAEGLARMAGDDGKPYTQGLIDCFYWRSKLLFSEQSYHQALTYLFRASKLCQLTPPRQPNPHWLDILDTSFQSASLGSEDSDAFLASGIHSAAVHNALGVLLIVLGNYTEALQYLQRAKRDAIQLNDQWFEALVCNNLGFLHCELQSPEIALNDLAHGLRLLEAMTQFPAHLRMRAEILDNSGRAACALKQFEQAVSYGEQALALYHEIDWQHGQAECHNNLGLAYAGLDQQNQAIEHFMQAYELACGSNNIHEAIEALIRHGVLLNRIKHYQAARVILEQALISVNPTINQQKVYRAHQALADTYEALGDFKASLKHYKAYYELKDTVFNEQSVRRMQVLQTMYRLDEARNQAALYHLQNDDLHQQLADIQQINVQLAEWAKTDSLTEILNRRGLYEQIDLALQHQQTDAQGWAWIMFDIDFFKAINDSYGHDSGDEVLRGIAQRARLVLRHSDVFGRYGGEEFLVFLPHTSMQEAIVIAERLRMAIANTPYVVKQTAVNVTISLGIAWTEQVDDPERLTQLADQALYRSKAAGRNCYTVERLDAPVSQLSA from the coding sequence ATGAATCATGCAACAACTTTAGCGGCCTTACATGCTGCATTGGCCGAAATTCATAATCCAATGCAGCATGTCGATGTACTTAACCGATTAGTTGCCGAACTCCGTTTAGTTGACCATGAACAGGCTTGGGCACTCAACCATCAGGCCGAAGGTTTGGCGCGGATGGCGGGCGACGATGGCAAGCCGTATACTCAAGGTTTGATCGATTGTTTCTATTGGCGTTCCAAACTGCTGTTTAGCGAACAATCGTATCATCAGGCGTTAACCTACCTCTTTCGGGCCAGCAAACTGTGCCAATTAACCCCGCCCCGCCAGCCCAACCCGCATTGGCTTGATATTTTAGATACTAGTTTTCAATCGGCCTCGCTTGGTTCGGAAGATAGCGATGCATTTTTAGCTAGCGGCATTCACAGCGCGGCGGTGCATAATGCCTTGGGCGTGTTGTTGATTGTGCTGGGCAACTATACCGAAGCTTTGCAATATTTGCAGCGGGCCAAACGCGATGCGATCCAATTAAATGATCAATGGTTTGAGGCTTTGGTCTGCAATAATTTGGGCTTTTTGCATTGCGAATTGCAAAGCCCCGAAATTGCCCTGAATGATCTTGCCCATGGTTTACGTTTGCTCGAAGCCATGACGCAATTTCCGGCACATTTGCGCATGCGAGCCGAAATTCTCGATAACAGCGGGCGGGCGGCGTGTGCCCTGAAACAATTTGAGCAGGCTGTGAGTTATGGCGAGCAAGCGCTGGCACTCTATCACGAAATCGATTGGCAGCATGGTCAAGCCGAGTGTCATAATAATTTGGGCCTAGCGTATGCTGGGCTTGATCAACAAAACCAAGCAATTGAACATTTTATGCAAGCTTATGAATTAGCGTGTGGCTCGAATAATATTCACGAAGCAATTGAAGCTTTGATTCGCCATGGGGTTTTGCTCAATCGGATTAAGCATTATCAAGCTGCCCGTGTGATTCTTGAGCAAGCTTTGATTTCAGTCAATCCTACAATTAATCAACAAAAAGTCTATCGGGCACATCAAGCCTTAGCTGATACCTATGAGGCTTTGGGTGATTTTAAAGCCTCGTTAAAGCATTATAAAGCCTATTATGAATTAAAAGATACGGTTTTTAATGAGCAATCAGTGCGACGCATGCAAGTTCTGCAAACGATGTATCGTTTAGACGAGGCTCGTAATCAAGCTGCACTGTATCATTTGCAAAATGATGATTTACATCAACAATTAGCCGACATTCAACAAATTAATGTGCAATTGGCTGAGTGGGCTAAAACTGATTCACTGACCGAAATTCTCAATCGGCGGGGCTTATACGAACAAATCGACCTCGCTTTGCAACATCAACAAACTGATGCGCAAGGCTGGGCTTGGATTATGTTTGATATTGATTTTTTCAAGGCGATTAATGATAGCTATGGCCATGATAGCGGCGACGAAGTGCTACGCGGGATTGCCCAACGGGCGCGGTTGGTACTGCGTCATAGCGATGTGTTTGGACGCTATGGTGGCGAGGAATTTTTGGTCTTTTTGCCGCATACCTCGATGCAAGAGGCAATTGTGATTGCCGAACGTTTGCGCATGGCGATTGCCAACACGCCGTATGTGGTTAAGCAAACCGCCGTCAACGTGACAATTAGCCTTGGCATTGCCTGGACAGAGCAGGTTGATGACCCTGAACGCCTGACCCAATTAGCCGATCAAGCGTTGTATCGTTCGAAGGCGGCGGGGCGTAATTGTTATACCGTTGAGCGTTTGGATGCGCCAGTTAGCCAACTTTCAGCGTAA